From Triticum urartu cultivar G1812 chromosome 2, Tu2.1, whole genome shotgun sequence, a single genomic window includes:
- the LOC125539302 gene encoding fasciclin-like arabinogalactan protein 8, whose product MAAARRLLLLLAVTLAAAARAHNITDILDGYSEYSLYNNYLSQTKVCDEINGRSTVTCLVLTNGAMSSLAANLSLADVKNALRLLTLLDYYDPKKLHSLHGGSELTTTLYQTTGDASGDMGHVNITNLRGGKVGFASAEPGSKFQATYTKSVKEEPYNLSVLEVSDPITFPGLFTSPSAASTNLTALLDKAGCKRFARLIVSSGVVKTYQAAMDKGLTLFAPTDDAFQAKGLPDLGKLTGADLVALLEYHALPQYAPKASLKTMKGGIPTLASTGKGKYDLSVVAKGDDVSMDTGMDKSRVASTVLDDTPVTVHTVDSVLLPPELFGGAPSPAPGASADAPASAPAPEASSAPAPSPNHDKTKPKHKSPAHSPPAPPADTPDTAPAESPEGDEEADKADDKNGATAVSMGIAAMVASVALVGATLL is encoded by the coding sequence atggccgccgcccgccgcctcctcctcctcctggccgtgaccctcgccgccgccgcccgcgcccacaACATCACGGACATCCTCGACGGCTACTCCGAGTACTCGCTCTACAACAACTACCTCTCCCAGACCAAGGTCTGCGACGAGATCAACGGCCGCAGCACCGTCACCTGCCTCGTCCTCACCAACGGCGCCATGTCCTCCCTCGCCGCCAACCTCTCCCTCGCCGACGTCAAGAACGCGCTCCGCCTCCTCACCCTCCTCGACTACTACGACCCCAAGAAGCTGCACTCGCTCCACGGCGGCTCCGAGCTCACCACCACGCTCTACCAGACCACCGGCGACGCCTCCGGGGACATGGGCCACGTCAACATCACCAACCTCCGCGGCGGCAAGGTCGGCTTCGCCTCCGCCGAGCCCGGCTCCAAGTTCCAGGCCACCTACACCAAGTCCGTCAAGGAGGAGCCCTACAACCTCTCCGTCCTCGAGGTCTCCGACCCCATCACCTTCCCCGGCCTCTTCACCTCCCCCTCCGCCGCCTCCACCAACCTCACCGCGCTCCTCGACAAGGCTGGCTGCAAGCGCTTCGCGCGCCTCATCGTCTCGTCCGGGGTCGTCAAGACGTACCAGGCGGCCATGGACAAGGGACTCACCCTCTTCGCGCCCACCGACGACGCCTTCCAGGCCAAGGGCCTGCCGGATCTGGGCAAGCTCACCGGCGCCGACCTCGTGGcgctgctggagtaccacgcgcTGCCGCAGTACGCGCCCAAGGCGTCGCTCAAGACCATGAAGGGCGGCATCCCGACCCTGGCCTCCACCGGCAAGGGCAAGTACGACCTCTCCGTGGTCGCCAAGGGCGACGACGTGTCCATGGACACCGGCATGGACAAGTCCCGCGTCGCGTCCACGGTGCTCGACGACACCCCGGTGACCGTGCACACGGTGGACAGCGTGCTGCTGCCGCCGGAGCTCTTCGGCGGCGCGCCGTCGCCGGCACCAGGAGCGTCGGCCGATGCGCCAGCGTCGGCCCCTGCACCAGAAGCCTCCTCCGCGCCGGCGCCCTCGCCTAACCACGACAAGACGAAACCGAAACACAAGTCGCCAGCGCATTCCCCGCCCGCGCCGCCGGCTGATACGCCTGACACGGCCCCCGCCGAGTCGCCGGAGGGAGACGAGGAGGCGGACAAGGCCGACGACAAGAACGGCGCGACCGCGGTGAGCATGGGCATCGCGGCCATGGTGGCCTCGGTCGCTCTGGTCGGCGCGACACTCCTCTGA
- the LOC125539303 gene encoding cyclin-D5-2-like, whose protein sequence is MPWAARLLSVACVSVAAKMEEYSAPALLELNAGGGYEFCSASVRRMELLVLSTLGWRMAAVTPFDYLPCFSSRLDRHDGRGGGGHDPAHVALKSIGSIFATAEAGSVLDYKASTVAAAAILAASYEALLTKEALESKMDNLSPSCPIEKEHVHACYSMMVDDLKSRMSHGKRSLPCSDSNEVAISTYDSVLVDDVADTAAFIAAVSEMNKQIRLAAGWRHRVQGRPRPRHRRSRRRLSEPNDGDGTESGWRRRRAFEAEAAPIAYVATAEHGDAATALHPQKRWLRPAGFLVVFRGWCSSFGGGSGQSSTARCSSTGGTTMNERP, encoded by the exons ATGCCGTGGGCGGCGCGCCTCCTATCCGTGGCCTGCGTCTCCGTGGCGGCCAAGATGGAGGAGTACTCCGCGCCGGCGCTGTTGGAGCTCAACGCCGGCGGCGGCTACGAGTTCTGCTCCGCCTCCGTCCGCCGGATGGAGCTGCTCGTGCTGTCCACGCTCGGTTGGCGCATGGCCGCCGTTACGCCGTTCGACTACCTCCCTTGCTTCTCCTCCCGGCTCGACCGGCACGACggccgtggcggcggcgggcaTGACCCCGCCCACGTCGCCCTCAAGTCCATCGGCTCCATCTTTGCCACAGCCGAAG CCGGCAGTGTGCTGGATTACAAGGCATCTACTGTGGCTGCAGCTGCAATCTTGGCTGCATCCTATGAAGCTCTACTGACCAAAGAAGCACTGGAGTCCAAGATGGACAATCTATCTCCATCATGCCCCATTGAGAAG GAGCATGTACATGCCTGCTACAGCATGATGGTTGACGACTTGAAAAGCAGAATGAGCCATGGCAAGAGATCATTGCCATGTTCAGACTCCAATGAAGTTGCCATCAGTACATATGATTCTGTTCTTGTTGATGATGTTGCCGACACCGCCGCCTTCATCGCAGCTGTGTCGGAGATGAACAAGCAGATCAGACTGGCAGCTGGATGGCGGCATCGTGTACAGGGTCGTCCCCGGCCGCGGCACCGACGTAGCCGCCGCCGTCTCAGTGAGCCCAACGACGGCGATGGCACTGAGTCCGGGTGGCGCCGGCGCCGTGCCTTTGAGGCCGAGGCTGCACCCATTGCCTATGTTGCCACTGCCGAGCACGGAGACGCGGCCACAGCCTTGCATCCGCAGAAGAGATGGTTGCGTCCAGCAGGATTCCTCGTTGTATTCCGTGGCTGGTGTTCATCATTTGGTGGAGGCTCAGGACAGAGTAGCACCGCCCGCTGCAGCTCGACGGGTGGCACAACAATGAACGAGAGACCATGA